In Bubalus bubalis isolate 160015118507 breed Murrah chromosome 3, NDDB_SH_1, whole genome shotgun sequence, a genomic segment contains:
- the LOC102392413 gene encoding 2',3'-cyclic-nucleotide 3'-phosphodiesterase: MSRGFSRKSQTFLPKVFFRKMSSSGAKDKPELQFPFLQDEETVATLQECKTLFILRGLPGSGKSTLARVIVDRYRDGTKMVSADSYKITPGVRASFSEEYKQLDEDLAACCRRDVRVLVLDDTNHERERLEQLFELADQYQYQVVLVEPKTAWRLDCAQLKEKNQWQLSADDLKKLKPGLEKDFLPLYFGWFLTKKSSAALWKTGQTFLEELGNHKAFKKELRHFVSGDEPREKIELVTYFGKRPPGVLHCTTKFCDYGKAAGAEEYAQQDVVKKSYCKAFTLTISALFVTPKTTGARVELSEQELALWPNDVDKLSPSDNLPRGSRAHITLGCAGDVEAVQTGIDLLEIVRQEKGGSRGEEVGELSRGKLYSLGSGRWMLNLAKKMEVRAIFTGYYGKGKAVPIRSGRKGGSFQSCTII; this comes from the exons ATG AGTAGAGGCTTCTCCCGAAAGAGCCAGACGTTCCTGCCCAAGGTCTTCTTCCGCAAAATGTCATCCTCAGGGGCCAAGGACAAGCCGGAGCTGCAGTTTCCCTTCCTGCAGGATGAGGAGACGGTGGCCACGCTGCAGGAGTGCAAGACGCTCTTCATCCTGCGAGGCCTGCCTGGGAGCGGCAAGTCCACGCTGGCCCGGGTCATCGTGGACAGGTACCGGGATGGCACCAAGATGGTGTCTGCCGACAGCTACAAGATCACCCCTGGCGTCAGGGCATCCTTCTCCGAGGAGTACAAGCAGCTGGATGAGGACCTGGCTGCCTGTTGCCGCCGGGATGTCCGGGTCCTGGTGCTGGATGATACCAACCATGAGCGGGAGCGGCTGGAGCAGCTCTTTGAGCTGGCCGACCAGTACCAGtaccaggtggtgctggtggagCCCAAGACGGCCTGGCGGCTGGACTGTGCCCAGCTCAAGGAGAAGAACCAGTGGCAGCTGTCAGCAGACgatctgaagaagctgaagcctGGGCTGGAGAAGGACTTCCTGCCGCTTTACTTCGGCTGGTTCCTGACCAAGAAGAGTTCCGCGGCCCTCTGGAAAACTGGCCAGACCTTCCTGGAAGAGCTGGGCAACCACAAGGCCTTCAAGAAGGAGCTGCGACACT TTGTCTCTGGGGATGAGCCCAGGGAGAAGATTGAACTGGTCACCTACTTTGGGAAGAGACCGCCGGGCGTGCTGCACTGCACAACCAAGTTCTGTGACTACGGGAAGGCCGCTGGGGCAGAGGAGTATGCCCAGCAAGAT GTAGTGAAGAAATCCTACTGCAAGGCCTTCACGCTGACCATCTCGGCCCTCTTCGTGACACCCAAGACGACGGGAGCCAGAGTAGAGCTGAGCGAGCAGGAGCTGGCCTTGTGGCCGAACGACGTGGACAAGCTGTCCCCCTCTGACAACCTGCCACGGGGCAGCCGCGCACACATCACCTTGGGCTGTGCGGGTGACGTAGAGGCCGTGCAGACAGGCATTGACCTGCTAGAGATTGTGCGGCAGGAAAAGGGGGGCAGCCGCGGCGAGGAGGTGGGTGAGCTCAGCCGGGGCAAGCTCTACTCCCTGGGCAGCGGGCGCTGGATGCTGAACCTGGCCAAGAAGATGGAGGTCAGGGCTATCTTTACGGGATACTACGGGAAGGGCAAGGCTGTGCCCATACGCAGCGGCCGCAAGGGTGGCTCCTTTCAGTCCTGTACCATCATCTGA